A region of the Oceanihabitans sp. IOP_32 genome:
ATGCCCTAAAGCGATATAATCGAAATATTCTGGGAAATCTTCAGCTCCGATATGCCCTAAAGTTCCTACATAAATATTTTGTTCACTGTCTGAAACAGATCCCCCAATGGCAAATAAATGACCCATGGCAATTACTGGTGCCTGTGCAGTATTTATAGATTTACAATGGGAAGCCACGGCTTGATAATGGTTTATTAATGCTGTTTTGTATCTATCGGTTAAAACTTCAAAAGATTCACCAGCAACGGCACGTCTAATATCACCATCACGCAAATATGGCACGGCTGCAACAATTACTTTTTCGCCGTTTATATCGATTTCAAAAACCTCATCTTTAACCTGCTCTGTGGCTTTGCCAACAACTTTTATGGATAGCGCATTTAAAATATGTTTTGGTGCGTTTAATGTGCCCGGCGAATCGTGGTTGCCACCTGTAATAATAATCGATTTACAAGTTGTTGTATTTAGTTTAACCAAGAAATTGTAGTACATTTCTAAACTTTGATTTGATGGTGAACCCGAATCAAAAACATCTCCAGAGATTAAAAGCACATCAATCTTTTGATCGATGATGTAGTTTTCAATCCAGCTTAAAAACAAGGTTTGTTCCTCTAATTGAGATTGCTCGTGTAGTCTGTGTCCCAAATGCCAATCGGCCGTGTGAAGTATTTTCATGTGTTTTTTTTCATTGTTTTTTTCATCGGTCACCTGCGACATCCATCTAATCATGATCTAGAGCATCAAATTTTAGTTATGGATGTTTCATGTCGTTTTTAACTGTTTTTATTGAAGTAAACCATTTAAAACAAGAACGTATAAATTTTTATAGTTCCCGCTATTTGCAACAAACATAAAGTAAAAAGTATTTAGAAGCAGCCAAGAATTATAGAAGATCGAATAAAATGATTGAGTTTTGAAACATTTAAAAACCAGAAATCAAAAAAAAACCTTTTTAATATTATTTTTTAGGGGTACCGTATGTTATGTTTACCTTTCTTTTACCCCATGTTTTGGCTGCTTTTTCATCGACACCCATGTAAATATCAATGCGTTTTTCCCAGCGTTTATTCATTTTATCTTTAACAAGATATACACCATCGAACCCTTCGATTTTAACAGGTGTATTATGCTTAAACCCCATTTTTAAAAGGTCTCTAGACACTGCTATATACTTTAATCCTGGTCTAATTTTATCGCCAAAAGCAGTTATATTCGGATTAGAATTTGTTTGATGCGCTAAAGAATTATAAGCGGTCGCCGTAACTTGTAGTTTATGCCAGTTGTAAATATCTTTTTCTTTTGTGTCTTCTTTAACCGTTGTCGTTAAGGTTAAAATAAAAACAATACCAAAAATTTTGTGCAACATGATGTAAAAAATTTTAATAAATATACTAATTCTATAATATTTGTGAGTGTGTTTTAATTTTTTTGTATTTTCACTTCTTTCTAACTACCAAACCAAAAATCATGAGAACCACTATTTCCCTTCTTTGTTTAATTCTACTCTTCATGTCTTGCAAAAATAACGCTACTAAAACCGAAGATGACACGGCATTAAAAGATCGTGCCAAAGCCATTCATGAGCGTATTATTACTTTAGATACGCATTGCGATATCAACATTTCAAACTTTACAGACAGCATAAATTACAGTCAGAATTTAGAGTCTCAAGTGAATTTACCAAAAATGCAAGCTGGCGGATTAGATGTCGCTTGGTTTATTGTATATACGGGTCAAGACACCTTATCGGCCGAGGGTTACAAAAAAGCCTACCAAACTGCGATGACCAAATTTAATGCCATTCATAAATTAGTTAACGATATTGCTCCAGACGCTATTGAATTAGCGACCAACTCTGATGATGTGCGTCGCATACACAAATCGGGCAAAAAAGTGGCCATGATTGGTATAGAAAACGGATACCCTGTGGGACTAGACATTAAAAATGTTGAGAAATTCTACAATCTCGGTGCGCGTTATATGTCTTTATCACATAATGGACACAGCCAACTATGCGATAGCAATACAGGTGAAAAAGACAACGTTTGGTTACATAATGGTTTAAGCGAATTGGGTAAAGAAGTAATTGCAGAAATGAACCGTTTAGGCATGATGATAGACATATCTCACCCCTCGAAAGAAGCTATTCGAGATATGGTAGAACTTAGTAAAGCGCCTATTATAGCTTCGCACTCTTCTGCTAGAGCTTTATGCGATCACAGTAGAAATTTAGATGATGAACAGCTGGAATGGATTAAAGGAAATGGCGGAGTTGTGCATGCCGTAGCCTTTAAAAGCTATTTAAACAAAGAAAAACATGAAGCTCGTGAAGCTGCGCTAAATAAAATAAGACATCAGGTTGCAGATTCTCTAGGTTTAAAATGGTATGGCAGATGGGAATTTCGGAATCTAGATAAAGAAACTCAAGACGCTTTAAAAGCCAATCCAGATTGGAATGCCATCCCAGAGATCGTCCATAACAAAGCTTCTAAAATAAAAGATTTCCCTAAGGCTGTAGATGTTGCCGATTTTGTAGATCATATAGATTATTTGGTTGAAAAAATAGGCTTGGAACACGTTGGAATAAGTAGCGATTTTGATGGTGGTGGCGGTATAGAAGGTTGGAGTGATGCTTCTGAAACCTTTAACGTGACTCTAGAATTGGTAAAACGAGGCTACACCGAAGATGATATTGAAAAACTTTGGAGTGGCAATTTATTGCGTGTTTTAGATGAAGTTGAAGCCGTCGCTAAAACCCTAAACTAAGGCTTATTAATAGTCTTTTAGATAACTTGCTTCATTACCTAGTTTTTAGTTTTTAAAAAGAAATAGACCTATTTCTTTTTAAAAACTAAATTGTCGTTGCTTTAATTTTAAGAATTAATCGCTCTTTTTAAAGCCATAAACGAGTTGTTTTATGAAATTTTCAGGCATTTTCGCATCATCTGAATATCCTAATTTAAGGGCGCCGCTTGCCTCAGGAACATAATTGGTTTTAAAAATGTAATCCCATACACTTAAACTAATCCCGAAATTTACACCATAATCTTTACCCTCTGGCAGGCTATAAGCATGGTGATACAAATGCATTACAGGATTATTAAAAACATACTTTAAAGGTCCGTATGTGAGTTTGATATTGGCATGATTTAAATGTCCAATGGTAATCGCCACAAAATGCACAATAAATGCTTGCTCGGGTTCAAAACCACCTAAAAGCATAACCGCAAGGGTTTTTAAAGGCTTGTAGAAAATATTTTCCATCCAATGGTATCGCAAATGCGCTGCAAAACCCATTTCTTTAACCGAGTGGTGCACTTTATGAAATTTCCATAAAAAATATAACGGTGCAATAACACATGGGTAAACCATTGCACAAAATCTTGAACAACAAAGAAAATTAGTAGTTGACTCCACATCGGAAATGCCGTTATATCCATAACCGATAGTGATTTTATAGTGATACCAAAATCTAAAAATACCATTTCTAAAAACTTATAAACACCACTTATTACAATAGAAAAAATGAAGAAATTGAAAAACATATAAAAAGCGTCTAGCCAAAAATCTTTTCTGAAGATGGATTGATTTTTTCGCCAAGGAAAAACAATTTCTAGTCCCCAAACAACCAACGAAATGAGTATTAATCCCCAAAAATAATTAGTGTACCATGGCACATTAAACACTATAGAATCCCAAACCCAATTTAAGGTGTTTACAAATCCTGTTTTAAAAGCTTCGAGGTAATTCATATTAAAATTTTAATTAGGGTTGTTTTTGTCTTATTGAAGGCCGTATAAGAAGTACATCAGATTATCTGTAAATGAATAAAACATGAAAACCATGGGTAATATTTGTTATTTTGACTGCAAGACAACTTGAACAAAATCAATACGCCAAAAGGTCTTTTAAAGCGTCTTCAAATTTACCTTTTGCAAGATATTGTTCTTCCAATTGATTAATAAAAGGAATGGGGGTTTCCATACTCGCTACACGCTTCACTGGTGCATCTAAATACTCAAAACAATGCTCCATAATAAGCGCAGAAATATCGCTAGCAATACCACCAAACAAGGAGTCTTCATGCAATATAATGGCCCTACCCGTCTTTTTAACCGAATTGTAAATCGTTTCGGTATCTAAAGGCTGTAGTGTTCTTAAATCTATTACATCGGCTTGCATCGACGGATGATCATCCAAGGTCTCTAAAGCCCAATGTACAGCCGCACCATAAGCGATAATAGTAACATCGTTACCAGTTTTTAAAACCGATGCTTTTCCAAAAGGCAAGGTATAATAATCTACAGGAACCTCTTGACGAATGCTTCTATACAAGCCTTTATGCTCAAAAAACAACACGGGATTGGGGTCGTTTATTGCGGTTAACAATAAGCCTTTAGCATCGTAAGGAAATGCCGGATACACTACTTTTAAACCCGGTGTTTTTGTAAACCAAGCTTCGTTAGTTTGCGAGTGAAACGGTCCTGCAGCCACACCGCCACCGCAGGGCATTCTTAAAACAACATCGGCATTTTGGTTCCACCTGTAATGTGATTTAGCTAAATAATTTACCACGGGATTAAAACCAGAGGTTACAAAATCTGAAAATTGTAATTCCACAACACTTTTAATTCCGGCGATGGAAAGTCCCATAGCAGCTTCAACAATGGCCGATTCGCATATAGGCGTATTTCGAACTCTATCTTTCCCAAAAGCCTCGACAAAACCATCGGTAATTTTAAAAACACCACCATATTCGGCAATATCTTGACCCATAATCACCAAATCACTATGGCGCTCCATGCTTTGTTTTAAGCCTTCAGAAATGGCATCTACAAAACGGCTTTCTTTAGTTTGAGCATTATTTGGCGTAATGGCTTCATATTCATAATCTCTATACACATCATTTAACTCAGCAGCCACACTTGGAATTATTTTTGGAGCTTTATTTGCAATATCTAAATGGGTGTTAATCTCCTGTAAAATGGTCTCTTTAATCAACACATCTTCGGCTTCATTCAAAACGTCTTTTTCTTTTAAAAAGGCTCTAAAATTAATAACGGGATCTTTTTTGGACCATGCATCTAAAAATTCTTGGGGCACATATTTCGAACCACTGGCCTCTTCATGCCCACGCATTCTAAATGTTTTAAACTCCAATAAAATGGGTCTTGGGGTCTCCCTAATGCTTTCGGCAAGCGCCTTAACTTTGGTGTACACCTCAATAATATTGTTTCCATCTATAATGTGAGATTCCATCCCGTAACCCACAGCTCGATCTGCAATATCTTTACAATGGTATTGCTCGCTAGTTGGGGTAGATAAGCCGTACCCATTATTTTCTACACAAAAAAGCACGGGTAAACCCCAAACAGAAGCCACGTTTAAAGCCTCATGAAAATCGCCTTCACTTGTACCGCCTTCACCAGTAAATACGGCTGTAACTTCATTTTTATGTTTTAAATTACTTGCTAAAGCAATACCATCGGCTACCCCCAACTGCGGACCAAGATGAGAAATCATACCAACAATTTTATAGTCCTGAGTTCCAAAATGAAACGAACGATCGCGCCCTTTTGTAAACCCAGAAGCTTTCCCTTGCCATTGTGCAAACAGCCTAGACAACGGTATGTTTCTAGTGGTGAAAACACCCAAATTTCGGTGCATGGGCAAAATGTATTCGTTGCTATTTAAAGCCATAGTAACCCCTACAGAAATCGCTTCTTGACCAATACCAGAAAACCACTTACTTATCTTACCTTGACGCAGTAAAATAAGCATTTTCTCTTCAATCATTCTTGGTTTAAGCATGTTCTTGTAAAGTTGAACGAGCGCATTGGCATCTAGGTCTTCGGTGTGGTAACTCATATTAAATAAAGCCTCGGTTTTACCCATAAAAAGAAGATTCAAATTTTATCAAATATACTATAAAATGCATTAATCATTATAAAACTTATCTTAATTTACAATCAAAAAAACAGACATACTTTTTGTACATTTGTAAGGCAGTCAATTAAAAATCAATATTATGAATAAGATACCCAGCGTAAATTTAGAAGACTTCATTTCTAACGATCCAGTAAAAAAGCAAAAATTTGTTGAGGCTATTGGAAAAGCTTATGAAGACATTGGTTTTGTTGCACTCAAGGGTCATTTTCTTGATGATAATTTAGTTGATAATTTATACGCTGAAATTAAAAAGTTTTTTAGTTTACCAACCAAAACGAAACAGAAATACGAAATTCCAGGCATTGGTGGCCAGCGCGGTTATGTCTCCTTTGGTAAAGAAAGTGCTAAAGGCAAAAAAGAAGGTGATTTAAAAGAGTTTTGGCATTTTGGCCAATATGTAGAAGACAACTCGAAACATAAAGCCGAATACCCAGAAAACGTTATTGTTGAAGAACTTCCAAACTTTAATACCGTAGGTAAAGAAGCTTATAAAATGCTTGAAAAAACAGCAAAATATGTGTTGCGAGCGCTTGCACTACATTTGGATTTAGAAGAGACTTACTTCGATGACTATATTTACCAAGGCAATTCCATTTTAAGACCCATACACTACCCGCCAATTACCAAAGAACCTAATGAAGCGGTTCGTGCCGCTGCCCACGGCGACATTAATTTAATTACCCTATTAATGGGCGCGCAAGGTCGCGGATTACAAGTGCAAAACAATAAAGGGGAATGGATTGATGCTATAGCAGCACCCGATGAGCTTATGATTAATGTTGGCGATATGCTTTCTAGACACACCAATAATAAATTAAAATCAACCATACACCGGGTTATTAACCCACCAAAAGAGCTTTGGGGAACATCCCGCTATTCTATTCCGTTTTTTATGCACCCCGTAAGTGAAATGAAACTAAACGTTCTAGAAAGTTGTATTGACGACGACAACCCTAAAGCTTTCGACGATATTACAGCTGGCGAATTTTTAAATGAACGTTTAATAGAACTTGGATTGATAAAAAAATAATTAAACACCAAATTAACTGCATTGAAGTAAAACCACCGACCAAACTCTAAATTGAATAAAAAACAATATGGACTTAAAAGATCAATTAAAAAATTTGTTTCCTGAGCATATATCTGAAGAACCCATGAATGATTCTGAGGAAAATAATAATATCTGGTTACAGGACGATCCTATACTTTGCAAATACGAAAAACGAAAAGGTAAACCCATAACTATTTTAGAAGGCTATACTGGTGCTACCGAAGATTTTAAAACATTGGCTAAAGACATAAAAAAAACCTTAAGCGTTGGCGGCAGTTTTAAGGACGATAAAATAATAATTCAAGGTGATTATCGGGACAAAATCATGCAAATACTAAAAGACAAAGGCTTTAATGTAAAACGTGTTGGCGGCTAATTTATGACCGAGTCCATATTACATATTACTAACGGTACCCATCTCACAAATTATTTAACCGAATTAAATATTACTGGAGAAAAACTAACATGGCAAGAAATGTTATGTGAAGGCCCCACACAAACTACCGTTGCGAATGACCCCTTTTTAAAACTTAGAAGCGGCTTTTTAAAATCATTTTATGATATTGATTTAGATGTTTCTGAATTAAAAAAGGAACTTGATAAACTAAATGATTGGGAGTCCTATTCAGAAATTATACTGTGGTTTGAATACGATTTATTTTGCCATATAAACCTACTAGCCGTAATAAGTCTGTTAAAACAAAAAAAAATAAACCTACCCTTATATTTAGTATGTAGTGGTAGAGTAAAAGGTGAGAAAAATTTAAAAGCCCTTTCAGAGCTTTCCCCGAATCAACTCTCAAAACACTACAAGGCTAAGGTCAAACTAAAACCAGAAGATATTGAATTGGCTAAAACACTTTGGAGCATTTATTGCGGTAAAGATCACAATCTATTTATACCTTATATTATACAAAACTCCAGTTTTAAATATTTAAACAATTGTTTAAAAGCCCACTTAGAACGCTTTCCAAATCCGAAGAATGGATTAAATGTGTTAGAACAAAATATTTTGAGTATGGTTAAAGATTACAACATTAAATCGAAACATCATGTTTTGGGTTATGCCCTTAACTACCAAGGATATTACGGGTATGGCGATCTTCAACTTAATAGAATAATCGACAATTTAAGCATCTTTTTTACCATTACAAACAATAGTATAACGCTTAATCGCAAGGGACACGAAGCCCTTTTAGGAACTCATAATTTTTCAGAAGAATTAAACAACAATATGGTTTTTGGCGGTGTTCACAAATCGGAGTTCCAATTTAGTAAAAAGCAGAATAAGCTAGTAAAATCAATTCTAAAATGAGCATTAAAAATTCAGAGTTAATTTTAAATCCAGATGGCAGTATTTATCATCTTAATTTAAAACCCGAAAACATTTCGAATACCATTATTCTTGTTGGCGATCAAGATCGTGTTGAGAAAATCACGAAACATTTTGATACGGTTGATTTTAAAACTCAAAAACGCGAGTTTAAAACACAAACCGGTACGTATAAGGGCAAACGTATAACGGTAATTTCCACAGGTATTGGTCCCGATAATATCGATATTGTTTTAAATGAATTGGACGCCCTTGTAAATATCGATTTAAAGACCAGAAAACCTAAAGACACACTCACTAGTCTTGATATACTAAGAGTAGGCACATCGGGTTCCTTACAAAGCGATATTCCGGTAGATGCTATAGTATTAAGCTCTCATGGTTTAGATATAAATGGTATGCTTCATTCTTATCAAATTCAGCCCATTTCCAACCCAAAAATGGAAGATGCTTTTATAAAACAAACCCAATGGTCGCCTTTAAAAGCGAGACCCATTATAATTGAAAACAGTAAAAAACTAGAAGCACAATTTAAAAGCAAAACCACACATTCTGGCATCACGGCGACTGCTGGCGGATTTTATGCTTCTCAAGGTCGCGTGTTACGCTTACCGCTTCAAGATGACACCTTAAACGGCAAAATGGATGCTTTTAATTTTGAAGGCGTTTGCATTACCAATTTAGAAATGGAAACATCGGCTATTTATGGCTTAGCCAAACTCATGGGACATCATGCCCTTTCTTTAAACGCCATAATTGCCAATAGAGCTAACGGTACTTTTAGCGAAAACCCTAAAAAAGCTGTAGAGAACCTTATTTTGTACACACTAGAAAGACTATCTTAATTTAATTAATAATGACGCAAATAAATATAGGTGGGGTTCCAGAACATTTTAATTTAGCTTGGTATTTAACCTTAAAGGAAGGAAACTATAAAGATAAAAATATAAATATACGATGGCACGATTATTACGGCGGTACAGGTGCGATGAATAAAGCCCTAAGAGAAAAAGAAATTGATATTGCCGTAATTCTTACCGAGGGCATCGTAAAAGACATTATAAACGGCAACCCAAGCAAAATTGTGCAAACTTTTGTGCAATCCCCTTTAATTTGGGGTGTACATGTAGCACATCATTCCACCCATAAAACTATTGAAGATTTAAAAGGCAAAAAAGCAGCCATTAGTCGCTATGGTTCTGGCTCGCATCTAATGGCTTATATAAATGCTCGAAATAACAATTGGGATTTAGATAAGGATTTAAATTTTGAAGTGATTAATACCCTTGATGGCGCCGTAACTGGTTTAACAAACGGCAAGGCAGATTATTTTTTATGGGAAAAATTTACCACAAAACCTTTGGTTGATGATGGCACGTTTAGACACATAGCCAATTGCCCCTCACCTTGGCCGTGTTTTGTAATTGCTGCAAGAGAAGATTTTATTGCATCAAACCAAACAACACTTAAAACCCTATTAAATATCATTAACCATACTACAGCTAATTTTAAAGACATTGAGAATATAGATAAAACCATAGCAAACCGGTATGGCCAAAAACTAGAAGATGTACAAGAATGGTTAAAATTAACCGAATGGTCGCAAGAACTTATTGATGAAAAGACACTCGATGAGGTTCAAAAAGAACTATTTACCTTAAATATTATTCCAGAAATGGTCGATTACGAACAATTAACTCACAAACTATAATCACCTTCAATTTCTTAAACAAATGTTAATACTACAATTAAACCTGTACATATAGCTATTTTTGTACATTCAAAATTATAACGATGAAAAAAATATTTTTACTATGTAGTGTATTAGCTGTTTCTGTAGCTTGTAAAGAAACACCTAAAAATTATGCTACGATATCAGGAACCATTACCAACAAAAACAGCGATTCTTTAGTGATACTAGCTAGAGATTACTCTAAAACTATTAAAGTTGAAGACAATGGCACTTTTAAAGATACTTTAAAGATAGAAACTGGAATTTATTCGCTTTACGATGGTAGCGAATCTACGCCTGTATTTTTAAAAAACGGATTCGACCTTAATGTGACCCTAGATACTAAAGCCTTCGACGAATCTGTAAAATATACTGGAACGGGATCTGAACACAATGCTTTTTTAGCTGAAAAATCCTTACTTGTTGAGAAATTACTTAATATAGATGAATTATCGAAATTAAACAGTACGGGGTTAGAGACTGAAATTGAAAATATAAAAAATGAATTAATTACCTTTCACGATTCTAATTCACATATTGATACTTTCTTAATAAATCAGGGTAAAAAAGAGATTGAACCTATGTTAAAATTTTATAAACAATACATAGGAGAATCTATTGCTTTAAAAGAAGAACTTCCTAAGGGATCGCCCTCTCCTACTTTTGAAAATTACGAAAACATCAATGGTTCAACAACTTCACTTTCAGATTTAAAAGGAAAATTCACCTATGTAGATATTTGGGCTACTTGGTGCGGCCCATGTAAAGCTGAAATCCCTGCTTTAAAAGCCCTAGAAAAAGAGTACCACGGGAAAAACATACAATTTTTAAGCATATCTATTGATGATGATAGAAGCCATGGGGGCTCTTGGGATAAAGCAAGAGAGAATTGGAAAGCTATGGTTAATGATAAAGAACTTGGTGGTATTCAGTTATTTGCGCCCAAAGGATGGCAGTCGCAATTTATTCAAGATTATAAAATAAAAGGTATTCCAAGGTTTTTATTGATTGATCCAGAAGGAAATATAGTATCACCCGATGCACCAAGACCTTCAAACAAATCTATTAAAGAATTGTTTACTGAATTAAATATTTAAGTTGAAAATGACATAAAAAAAACCGCAATTTGCGGTTTTTTTTATGTCATTTTCTATTTCTTTATAGCTCTAGTTTGTTTTTTATTGATGTTCTGAAACATGTTTTGCTTGTTTAAATAAATCTTTGAAAGCCGCACCCAAGTAATCTACAACATGATTCGCCATTAAACTTTCATATCCTAAATATTGAACTGCCAAATCTGCCGATCGGCCGTGTAAATAGACCCCAAACAAGGCGGCTGTTAACGGCTTATAACCTTGAGAAATTAATCCGGTAATAATTCCGGTAAGCACATCTCCAGTGCCTGCAGTAGCCAAACCAGGATTTCCTGTATTATTAACATATAAATCTTCTCGAGAAACAGTAATAGTATGCGCTCCTTTTATCACCACAATAACCTCGTATTTTATACTAAAATCTTGTACCTTTTTGAGTTTATCAAAATCGTCTCTCCATTTTCCTATTAAACGTTCTAGCTCTTTAGGATGGGGAGTTAAAATAGTCGATTTTGGTACTAATTTTAATAGTGTTTTGTTTTGAGCTAGTATATTAACACCATCGGCATCAATAACCAAAGGGGTCTTATTGGTTTTTAAAAACGCTTCAAAGGCTTGGACAGTTTGTTTAGCAGTACCAATACCAACGCCAAAACCAATCACGGTAGGTTCAATTTCCAATTTGATTTCAGAAATTAAAGTCTCGTATTCATCAGTAATAACCATAGCCTCTGGAAAGGAAGATTGCAAAGCTGTATAACCGCATTTTGGAATATAGGCACTTACCAAACCTGCTCCAGCCGATAGAGCTGCTCTACTCGCTAAAGTTACCGCCCCAATTTTACCGTAACTACCACCAATTATTAATGTGTGTCCGAATGTTCCCTTATGCGAAAATTTTTCTCTAGGCCTATACATGAGGGTTGCTTCTGGCTTTCCTATTAAGTTCACATTTGTAAATGTCTCCTTTAAAAATCGGTCGTCTAAACCAATATTTAACACTTCCCATTGTTTGGTAAATTTTGCTGTTTGTGGTAAGAAAAATACTAGTTTTGGTGACACAAAACTCAAGGTATAATCGGCCCAAACTACGGCATCTTCATCTTCAGCAATGCTATCGGTACTCAAGCCTGATGGAATATCTATCGATAAAGTAAAAGCTTCAGAATTTCTAAAATGTATGAATAAAGCGCGAACCCAATCGGCTGCGGGCCTGTTAAATCCAATTCCAAAAACAGCATCAATTATAATATCATCTCGATGTATTTCGGGAAATTCTTCCCTGTAATTTAAGAGTGTTGGCCATTTTTTAGTAACATTTTTTATGTGATCATAATTTATTAAAAAATCTTTAGAACGTTTATCACTATAATTAACGATATACATTTTAACTTGGTAGTCATGCCTCATTAAATGCCGAGCAATTACTAAACCATCTCCCCCATTATTACCAATACCACAAAATACATGAATAGTAGCTTGAGCATTTTTTAAGTGTGCGTGGAGCCAATTAAAAACTTGAGTACCTGCGCGCTCCATTAGGTCTGTTGAGGACATGTTTTGGCGCTCTATCGTTAACTTATCGCCTTCATAAATTTGTGCTTTAGAATATATTTTCATTTTGAGCTTTTGTTTATTTACAACCGCCAGATTAGCAAGAAAACAATTTTGTGTTTTTGGGGCTAAAAGCTATTCGATAATTATTATAAATTCTTTAATACTTATCTATTATTTCTGTCCAATCGGGCGTGTTTTTAATAATAATGAAAAAAAACTAGATTTATTTTTTAATCAAGCTAAAAATAATACTTTTGATTTGCACTAAAAACTAATACAATGATTCTTTTAAGCCAAAACATTACAAATAGTATCGCTTTACTTAAAAAAGAAACAACGGGTTTGAGTCATTTTCTTTTTATTACCCCATGGGGTTTTAATTCTAAATGCACCTAATGATATTAGTAAGCTTCATTCTCTTCAATAATCTAAAAATCAATAAGTCATAATTTATGAAGGTTTTAAAATTTGGTGGCACCTCTTTAGGTTCCGCAGAAAATATAAATAGAGTTATAAATATTTTAACCGACTATTCTCAAAAAAAATCGGTTATCTGTGTTGTATCGGCTGTTGGGGGTATAACCGATAAACTCTTATTAGCTGGTAAACAAGCTCAAAATAAAGACCAAGACTTTTTAAATACCTTTAGCAGTATCGAGGCGCTTCATTATAAGATTATAAAAGCGTTAAATCCTGATAAGAACCATACTATTTTGGGTTATGCCGAAGACAAATTAAACCAACTTAAAAGTTTATTGGAAGGCATTTATTTAATTAATGAATTGTCTCCCAAAACATCAGACAAACTGGTAAGTTTTGGAGAAGCCTTGTCTTCGTTCATCTTGGCAGAAACCATGAAACACAGAGGTCTAGATACTGCACATAAAAACTCTCAAGAGCTCATAATTACCAATTCAGATTTCACAAAAGCGGAGGTTAATTTTAGTATTACCAATGCCAATATTCAAACGTACTTTAATAGCGTAAATCAAAAAATCACCATTCTACCGGGGTTTGTTGCCAAGTCTAACTTAGATGAGCAAACAACACTTGGTCGAGGGGGGTCCGATTTTACGGCGGCCATTATTGCAGCAGCTT
Encoded here:
- a CDS encoding nucleoside phosphorylase gives rise to the protein MSIKNSELILNPDGSIYHLNLKPENISNTIILVGDQDRVEKITKHFDTVDFKTQKREFKTQTGTYKGKRITVISTGIGPDNIDIVLNELDALVNIDLKTRKPKDTLTSLDILRVGTSGSLQSDIPVDAIVLSSHGLDINGMLHSYQIQPISNPKMEDAFIKQTQWSPLKARPIIIENSKKLEAQFKSKTTHSGITATAGGFYASQGRVLRLPLQDDTLNGKMDAFNFEGVCITNLEMETSAIYGLAKLMGHHALSLNAIIANRANGTFSENPKKAVENLILYTLERLS
- a CDS encoding TlpA disulfide reductase family protein, with amino-acid sequence MKKIFLLCSVLAVSVACKETPKNYATISGTITNKNSDSLVILARDYSKTIKVEDNGTFKDTLKIETGIYSLYDGSESTPVFLKNGFDLNVTLDTKAFDESVKYTGTGSEHNAFLAEKSLLVEKLLNIDELSKLNSTGLETEIENIKNELITFHDSNSHIDTFLINQGKKEIEPMLKFYKQYIGESIALKEELPKGSPSPTFENYENINGSTTSLSDLKGKFTYVDIWATWCGPCKAEIPALKALEKEYHGKNIQFLSISIDDDRSHGGSWDKARENWKAMVNDKELGGIQLFAPKGWQSQFIQDYKIKGIPRFLLIDPEGNIVSPDAPRPSNKSIKELFTELNI
- a CDS encoding DUF1835 domain-containing protein encodes the protein MTESILHITNGTHLTNYLTELNITGEKLTWQEMLCEGPTQTTVANDPFLKLRSGFLKSFYDIDLDVSELKKELDKLNDWESYSEIILWFEYDLFCHINLLAVISLLKQKKINLPLYLVCSGRVKGEKNLKALSELSPNQLSKHYKAKVKLKPEDIELAKTLWSIYCGKDHNLFIPYIIQNSSFKYLNNCLKAHLERFPNPKNGLNVLEQNILSMVKDYNIKSKHHVLGYALNYQGYYGYGDLQLNRIIDNLSIFFTITNNSITLNRKGHEALLGTHNFSEELNNNMVFGGVHKSEFQFSKKQNKLVKSILK
- a CDS encoding substrate-binding domain-containing protein, which encodes MTQINIGGVPEHFNLAWYLTLKEGNYKDKNINIRWHDYYGGTGAMNKALREKEIDIAVILTEGIVKDIINGNPSKIVQTFVQSPLIWGVHVAHHSTHKTIEDLKGKKAAISRYGSGSHLMAYINARNNNWDLDKDLNFEVINTLDGAVTGLTNGKADYFLWEKFTTKPLVDDGTFRHIANCPSPWPCFVIAAREDFIASNQTTLKTLLNIINHTTANFKDIENIDKTIANRYGQKLEDVQEWLKLTEWSQELIDEKTLDEVQKELFTLNIIPEMVDYEQLTHKL
- a CDS encoding NAD(P)H-hydrate dehydratase, producing MKIYSKAQIYEGDKLTIERQNMSSTDLMERAGTQVFNWLHAHLKNAQATIHVFCGIGNNGGDGLVIARHLMRHDYQVKMYIVNYSDKRSKDFLINYDHIKNVTKKWPTLLNYREEFPEIHRDDIIIDAVFGIGFNRPAADWVRALFIHFRNSEAFTLSIDIPSGLSTDSIAEDEDAVVWADYTLSFVSPKLVFFLPQTAKFTKQWEVLNIGLDDRFLKETFTNVNLIGKPEATLMYRPREKFSHKGTFGHTLIIGGSYGKIGAVTLASRAALSAGAGLVSAYIPKCGYTALQSSFPEAMVITDEYETLISEIKLEIEPTVIGFGVGIGTAKQTVQAFEAFLKTNKTPLVIDADGVNILAQNKTLLKLVPKSTILTPHPKELERLIGKWRDDFDKLKKVQDFSIKYEVIVVIKGAHTITVSREDLYVNNTGNPGLATAGTGDVLTGIITGLISQGYKPLTAALFGVYLHGRSADLAVQYLGYESLMANHVVDYLGAAFKDLFKQAKHVSEHQ